A genomic window from Prunus persica cultivar Lovell chromosome G2, Prunus_persica_NCBIv2, whole genome shotgun sequence includes:
- the LOC18787224 gene encoding dynamin-related protein 4C: MNVEAEVRFAFTYSKLATFVGEQRSPSSLFFFFFFFCLSIISDSQKIGGKRTQTDSGSRSSSSSILQDDQEGFSPTSSNALVLVQNPPIVSSYNERIRPMLDAIDKLRNLMVMEEGIQLPTIVVVGDQSSGKSSVLESLAGISLPRGWGICTRVPLIMRLQHHSDPEPELSLEYNGRVEHIDEDNISEDIVNATNLIAGDCKGISDTPLTLLVKKNGVPDLTMVDLPGITRVPVRGQPLNIADQIKDMIMKYIKPDESIILNVLSASTDFSTCESISMSRSVDKTGERTLAVVTKVDMAPEGLLEKVTADDVHIGLGYVCVRNRIRDETYEEARTIEDRLFESDPFLSKIDKSVVGIQVLADKLVQIQAASIARNLPDIVKKINDKLNSYLSELNKMPKKLSSVAEAMTAVMQIIGTSKESLKKILVRGEFDEFSDEKHMHCTARLVEMLNKCSDQLHECNESDPKSNFLKEEIAILEEAKGITLPNFVPHNASLIVLQGKVRGILSIPIGFVEQVWSYIEDVVLSVLIRNTENYYHVQLSARRAGHNLIEKMKERSINWMAEIVEMEKLTDYTCNPEYISEWHRLMTEQETFIKKVLHDYLILGPNAKININVEGIGMVEVGGLRKYPHVLLSQAFDLKMRMTAYWNVVLRRLIGIMALHLQLSVSNLVNKDVEIEIMNELLGPSHGGGIERMLEEPPSIAVKREKLIKSIKKLKESKEVVCKIMDDRFTHADYLV, translated from the exons ATGAATGTTGAg GCAGAGGTGAGGTTTGCCTTTACCTACAGCAAACTAGCTACCTTCGTTGGAGAGCAGAGGtccccttcttctttgttttttttttttttttttttttgtctttcaatTATATCTGACTCTCAGAAAATTGGAGGAAAGAGAACTCAAACTGATTCAGGAAGCAGATCGTCAAGCTCATCCATTTTACAAGATGATCAAGAAGGCTTTTCACCAACCTCATCAAACGCACTGGTACTTgtccaaaacccaccaattgtCTCCTCCTACAATGAGAGAATCCGCCCCATGCTTGATGCCATTGACAAGCTCCGCAACCTCATGGTTATGGAGGAAGGCATACAGCTACCCACCATTGTTGTTGTGGGAGACCAGTCATCTGGCAAATCCAGTGTTCTTGAGTCCCTCGCCGGCATCAGCCTTCCGCGTGGATGGGGAATCTGCACAAGGGTTCCTCTCATAATGAGGCTTCAGCACCACTCTGATCCTGAACCAGAGCTTTCACTGGAGTACAATGGCAGAGTTGAGCACATTGATGAGGACAATATTTCTGAGGACATTGTGAATGCCACCAATCTGATTGCGGGGGACTGTAAGGGAATTTCAGACACCCCATTGACCTTGTTGGTGAAGAAGAATGGTGTGCCTGATTTAACCATGGTTGACCTCCCTGGAATCACTAGGGTTCCAGTTCGTGGACAGCCTCTGAATATCGCTGATCAGATCAAAGATATGATCATGAAGTATATAAAACCAGATGAGAGCatcattttgaatgttttatctGCTTCTACTGATTTTAGCACATGTGAGTCAATTAGCATGTCGCGGAGTGTGGACAAAACTGGTGAGAGGACTCTGGCTGTGGTTACAAAGGTTGATATGGCACCAGAGGGGCTGCTGGAGAAGGTTACAGCTGACGATGTGCATATTGGTCTTGGCTATGTCTGCGTAAGGAACCGGATTCGAGATGAAACGTATGAGGAGGCGAGGACTATTGAGGATCGATTATTTGAATCTGATCCTTTTCTTTCAAAGATTGATAAGTCTGTGGTTGGAATTCAGGTTTTGGCTGACAAGTTGGTCCAAATTCAAGCTGCTAGCATAGCTAGAAACTTGCCTGATATTGTAAAGAAGATCAATGACAAGCTGAATTCTTACCTTTCAGAGCTCAACAAAATGCCGAAAAAGCTGTCATCTGTTGCTGAGGCCATGACTGCTGTTATGCAGATCATTGGAACATCCAAAGAATCACTTAAGAAAATTCTTGTGAGGGGAGAATTTGATGAGTTCTCGGATGAGAAACACATGCATTGCACGGCTAGGCTTGTTGAGATGCTCAATAAGTGCTCAGATCAGCTTCACGAGTGCAATGAGAGTGACCCCAAAAGTAATTTCCTAAAGGAGGAGATTGCAATTTTGGAGGAGGCAAAAGGTATAACCCTTCCCAATTTTGTTCCGCACAATGCTTCTCTTATAGTCTTGCAGGGTAAAGTTAGGGGGATTTTGAGCATACCTATTGGGTTTGTTGAGCAGGTTTGGAGTTATATTGAGGATGTGGTTTTGTCTGTGTTAATAAGAAATACAGAAAACTACTACCATGTTCAATTGTCTGCCAGAAGAGCAGGCCATAATCTTATTGAAAAGATGAAAGAAAGGTCGATTAATTGGATGGCGGAGATAGTGGAAATGGAGAAACTAACTGATTATACATGTAATCCGGAATATATATCCGAATGGCATAGGCTCATGACTGAACAAGAAACATTCATAAAAAAGGTCTTGCATGATTATCTGATACTTGGACCCAACGCtaagataaacataaatgTAGAGGGAATTGGGATGGTTGAAGTTGGAGGTCTAAGGAAGTACCCACATGTCCTATTGTCTCAAGCTTTCGACTTGAAAATGCGGATGACTGCGTATTGGAATGTTGTGCTGAGAAGGTTGATTGGCATCATGGCTTTGCATTTGCAGCTGAGTGTTTCAAACCTTGTGAACAAGGACGTGGAGATTGAGATTATGAATGAACTACTGGGACCTAGCCATGGTGGTGGGATTGAGAGGATGCTGGAGGAACCTCCATCAATTGCAGTGAAGCGCGAGAAGCTCATCAAGAGCATCAAAAAGCTGAAGGAGTCTAAAGAGGTTGTGTGTAAGATCATGGACGACAGGTTTACTCACGCAGATTACCTTGTGTGA